One genomic region from Rosa rugosa chromosome 1, drRosRugo1.1, whole genome shotgun sequence encodes:
- the LOC133713681 gene encoding phospholipid:diacylglycerol acyltransferase 1: protein MSFLRRRKGKAENLEPDESETEKEHEPDEKQTTTTTRRRRRNPNPNPNRWSCVANCCWLIGVICSIWWFLLFLLNAMPASFPQYVTEAITGPVSDPPGVKLRKEGLTAKHPVVFVPGIVTGGLELWEGHSCADGLFRKRLWGGTFGELYKRPLCWVEHMSLDNETGLDPAGIRVRPVSGLVAADYFAPGYFVWAVLIANLARIGYEEKTMYMASYDWRLSFQNTEVRDQTLSRIKSNIELMVATNGGNKVVVLPHSMGVLYFLHFMKWVEAPAPMGGGGGSDWCAKHIKAVMNIGGPFLGVPKAVAGLFSIEAKDIAVARAFAPGVLDKDVFGLQTLQHMMRMTRTWDSTMSMIPKGGDTIWGGLDWSPEEYCHCNAKKLKNNDTKDAEPYGVNYGRFISFGKDVAETHSSKIERIDFRDAVKGNLLANATHCDVWTEYHDMGVGGVKAVSDYKIYTAGSILDLLHFVAPKLMARGDAHFSYGIADNLDDPKYEHYKYWSNPLETRLPNAPDMEIYSMYGVGIPTERAYVYKLTPTAECYIPFQIDTSAEGGSDNPCLKGGVYSADGDETVPVLSAGFMCAKAWRGKTRFNPSGIRTYLREYDHAPPANLLEGRGTQSGAHVDIMGNFALIEDVLRVAAGATGDELGGDKVHSDIFKWSERINIDL from the exons ATGTCGTTTCTGAGACGGAGGAAAGGGAAGGCGGAGAATTTGGAGCCGGACGAGAGTGAGACAGAGAAGGAACACGAACCCGATGAGAAGCaaacgacgacgacgacgcgTCGTCGGAGAAGGAACCCGAACCCGAACCCGAACCGGTGGTCGTGCGTGGCCAACTGCTGCTGGCTCATCGGAGTCATATGCTCGATCTGGTGGTTCCTGCTGTTCTTGCTCAACGCAATGCCGGCGTCGTTTCCTCAGTACGTGACGGAGGCGATAACGGGTCCGGTTTCCGACCCGCCCGGAGTGAAATTGAGGAAGGAGGGCTTGACGGCGAAGCACCCGGTGGTGTTTGTGCCCGGAATTGTCACCGGCGGGCTCGAATTGTGGGAAGGGCATAGCTGCGCCGATGGGTTGTTTAGGAAGAGATTGTGGGGCGGCACATTTGGGGAATTGTATAAAAG ACCATTATGCTGGGTTGAACATATGTCTCTGGACAATGAAACTGGACTGGACCCTGCAGGTATAAGGGTTAGGCCTGTATCTGGTCTTGTGGCAGCTGATTACTTTGCCCCTGGTTACTTTGTGTGGGCAGTTTTAATTGCTAATTTGGCTCGCATTGGATATGAGGAGAAAACCATGTATATGGCTTCATATGATTGGAGATTATCGTTTCAGAATACAGAG GTTAGGGACCAAACTTTGAGCAGAATAAAAAGTAATATAGAACTTATGGTAGCTACAAATGGTGGTAACAAGGTGGTTGTTCTCCCACATTCAATGGGTGTTCTGTACTTTCTGCATTTTATGAAATGGGTTGAGGCACCAGCACCAATGGGAGGTGGTGGTGGATCAGATTGGTGTGCTAAGCATATTAAAGCTGTAATGAACATCGGTGGCCCCTTTTTAGGGGTTCCAAAAGCTGTTGCTGGACTTTTCTCTATTGAGGCCAAAGACATTGCTGTTGccag GGCTTTTGCACCAGGTGTTTTGGATAAGGATGTTTTTGGTCTCCAAACCTTACAACATATGATGCGGATGACCCGGACATGGGATTCAACTATGTCTATGATACCAAAAGGCGGGGACACAATATGGGGTGGTCTTGACTGGTCACCTGAAGAATACTGCCATTGCAATGCGAAGAAGTTGAAGAATAATGATACCAAAGATGCAGAGCCATATGGAGTAAATTATGGGAGGTTTATATCATTTGGGAAAGACGTAGCAGAGACGCATTCCTCCAAGATTGAGAGGATCGATTTTAGg GATGCTGTTAAGGGTAATTTACTTGCGAATGCTACCCATTGTGATGTATGGACAGAGTATCATGACATGGGTGTTGGGGGTGTCAAAGCTGTTTCAGATTACAAAATCTACACAGCTGGATCAATTTTGGATCTGCTTCATTTTGTTGCGCCCAAATTGATGGCACGTGGGGATGCTCATTTTTCGTATGGAATTGCGGACAATTTGGATGACCCCAAGTATGAACACTACAAATATTGGTCAAACCCCCTAGAAACAAG ATTACCAAATGCTCCTGATATGGAGATCTATTCTATGTATGGAGTTGGCATCCCTACCGAAAGAGCATATGTGTATAAGTTAACTCCTACTGCTGAATGCTACATTCCCTTTCAAATAGATACCTCAGCAGAGGGTGGAAGTGACAACCCGTGTTTAAAAGGTGGAGTGTACTCCGCTGATGGGGATGAAACTGTCCCGGTGTTGAGTGCAGGTTTCATGTGTGCTAAAGCCTGGAGAGGAAAGACCCGTTTCAACCCTTCTGGCATTCGTACTTACTTAAGGGAGTACGACCATGCCCCTCCAGCTAATCTTCTAGAGGGCCGGGGTACCCAAAGTGGTGCTCATGTTGATATAATGGGAAACTTTGCTTTAATTGAGGATGTTTTAAGAGTAGCAGCAGGTGCTACGGGAGATGAATTGGGTGGAGATAAAGTGCACTCTGATATTTTCAAGTGGTCTGAAAGGATCAATATAGATCTCTGA
- the LOC133713692 gene encoding protein Brevis radix-like 4, giving the protein MLTCIARPKKLGDESLSQPEVSDSTNTPNAAANKQQAAIKSLTFQLKDMALKASGAYRHCNPCTGPAAQSRLKGTGESDADSDRFRWSYRRTGSSSSTTPRTWGKEMEARLKGISSGEGTPNSASGRRVDPVVFVEEREPKEWVAQVEPGVLITFVSLPRGGNDLKRIRFSREIFNKWQAQRWWAENYDKVMELYNVQRFNRQAFPLPTPPRSEDESSIQSSKMESVEDSPVTPPLTRERLPRNLYRPPGMGMGYSSSDSLDHHPMQSRQYCDSVGVNSTPKLSSISGTKTETSSMDASIRSSSSRDADRSGELSISNASDLETEWVEQDEPGVYITIRALPGGKRELRRVRFSREKFGEMHARMWWEENRARIHEQYL; this is encoded by the exons ATGTTGACGTGCATAGCTCGGCCTAAGAAACTCGGCGACGAGTCGCTGAGTCAACCCGAGGTCTCCGACTCCACCAACACTCCCAACGCCGCGGCCAACAAACAACAGGCGGCGATTAAATCGCTCACTTTCCAG CTGAAGGATATGGCGTTGAAGGCGTCGGGAGCGTACAGGCATTGCAACCCCTGCACCGGTCCGGCGGCGCAGAGCCGGCTCAAAGGGACGGGAGAGTCGGACGCGGACTCGGACCGGTTCAGGTGGTCGTACCGGCGGACCGGGAGCTCGAGCTCGACGACGCCGAGGACTTGGGGGAAGGAGATGGAGGCGAGGCTGAAAGGGATCTCGAGCGGCGAAGGCACGCCGAACTCTGCCAGCGGCCGCCGGGTCGACCCGGTCGTGTTCGTTGAAGAGAGAGAGCCCAAGGAGTGGGTGGCCCAGGTGGAGCCCGGAGTGCTCATCACCTTCGTTTCGTTGCCACGTGGCGGGAATGATCTCAAGCGCATTAGGTTCAG TCGAGAGATATTTAACAAATGGCAAGCGCAAAGGTGGTGGGCGGAGAACTATGACAAGGTCATGGAGCTGTACAATGTTCAAAGGTTTAACAGGCAAGCATTCCCACTACCAACCCCGCCAAGATCTGAAGATGAG AGTTCGATACAGAGTTCAAAGATGGAATCTGTAGAAGATAGCCCTGTAACACCGCCACTAACCAGAGAACGGTTACCTAGAAACTTGTACCGTCCACCAGGTATGGGTATGGGATACTCATCCTCAGATTCACTTGACCATCATCCAATGCAGTCCCGCCAGTATTGTGATTCAGTTGGTGTGAATTCCACCCCTAAACTCTCCAGCATAAGTGGCACTAAGACAGAGACATCATCGATGGATGCTTCTATAAGAAGTAGTTCATCAAGGGATGCTGATCGCTCTGGGGAGCTATCTATCAGCAATGCTAGTGATTTGGAGACTGAATGGGTTGAACAGGATGAGCCTGGGGTTTACATCACAATCAGAGCATTGCCAGGTGGCAAACGGGAGCTTAGACGAGTCAGATTCAG CCGAGAAAAATTTGGGGAGATGCATGCCAGAATGTGGTGGGAAGAGAATCGAGCCAGGATACATGAACAATACTTGTGA
- the LOC133727096 gene encoding protein BIG GRAIN 1-like B, producing MYTRERSSFQEDKFPGGGGRRRRNPSFSSSLLDSIYRSIDESNGVDPGFVRESKKQSSSVSKREETKGGSGKTNLRRAMMIENWVERQSVHSSMFTNSASSSSESSSGAAFSSSDQTESSYKRRSKQSPAVVVSVRSENMEKPKSESGSGGGFTKTKLRALKIYGELKKAKQPISPGGKIASFINSIFNSGNVKKAKMCYVGAVEDVSTSEHVTKSTYSSSSASTFSRSCLSKPSSRSKKSSNGNKRSVRFYPISVILGEDDTQISSHKCVYEQDPSLMPKPTFQKFARTPGQNFRRSLCEDGDDEESDAESYSSSDLFELNQPVGIGRYREELPVYETTNVRTNQAIAKGLIL from the coding sequence ATGTATACGAGGGAGAGATCGTCTTTTCAGGAAGACAAGTtcccaggaggaggaggaagaaggagaagaaacccttctttctcttcttctcttctcgaCTCTATTTACCGCTCGATTGACGAATCGAACGGTGTCGATCCGGGCTTTGTCAGAGAGTCGAAGAAACAGAGCAGCTCTGTTTCCAAGCGTGAAGAGACTAAAGGAGGCAGCGGGAAGACCAATCTTCGCCGAGCCATGATGATCGAGAATTGGGTTGAGAGGCAAAGCGTTCATAGCTCTATGTTCACGAACTCGGCTTCCAGTTCTTCAGAGTCGAGCTCCGGAGCTGCATTTTCGTCTTCGGATCAAACAGAGTCGAGCTACAAAAGACGGTCGAAACAGAGTCCGGCAGTAGTGGTCTCTGTTCGCTCCGAGAATATGGAGAAGCCGAAAAGCGAGAGTGGAAGTGGAGGCGGGTTTACGAAGACGAAGCTTAGAGCTCTGAAAATCTACGGCGAATTGAAGAAAGCCAAGCAACCCATTTCGCCGGGAGGGAAAATTGCGAGCTTCATCAACTCGATTTTCAATTCCGGGAACGTCAAGAAAGCCAAGATGTGCTATGTTGGAGCTGTAGAAGACGTGAGTACTTCAGAGCATGTAACCAAGTCTACATACTCTTCTTCTTCGGCTTCAACTTTTTCAAGGTCTTGTTTGAGCAAACCTTCTTCAAGGTCCAAGAAATCGAGCAATGGCAACAAAAGGTCCGTGAGGTTTTACCCAATAAGTGTGATTCTTGGTGAAGATGACACTCAAATTTCAAGCCATAAATGTGTTTATGAACAAGATCCTAGCTTGATGCCAAAACCCACATTTCAAAAATTTGCAAGAACTCCAGGTCAAAATTTCCGGAGGAGCTTAtgtgaagatggtgatgatgaggaAAGTGATGCTGAGAGTTATTCAAGTTCGGATCTTTTCGAGCTCAATCAACCAGTTGGGATTGGTAGATATAGAGAAGAACTTCCGGTTTATGAAACCACTAATGTCAGAACCAATCAAGCCATTGCCAAAGGCTTGATattgtaa
- the LOC133713702 gene encoding vacuolar protein sorting-associated protein 2 homolog 1 — protein MSFIFGKRKTPAELLRENKRMLDKSIREIERERGSLQTQEKKLIQEIKKSAKQGQMGAVRVMAKDLVRTRHQIEKFYKLKSQLQGVSLRIQTLKSTQAMGEAMKGVTKAMGQMNRQMNLPSLQKIMQEFERQNEKMELTTEVMGDAIDDALEGDEEEEETDDLVNQVLDEIGITVNQELVNAPSASVAAPAAKGKVAQVEAAATDDGGIDSDLQARLDNLRRM, from the exons ATGAGTTTCATCTTCGGCAAGCGCAAAACCCCCGCAG AACTCTTGCGGGAAAATAAGAGAATGCTGGATAAATCTATTAGGGAaatagagagggagagaggatcCCTCCAGACGCAAGAGAAGAAACTGATTCAAGAGATTAAGAAGAGTGCTAAGCAAGGGCAGAtg GGAGCTGTCAGAGTTATGGCAAAAGACCTTGTTCGAACACGGCACCAGATTGAAAAGTTTTATAAGCTCAAGTCACAACTCCAGGGTGTATCTCTCAGAATCCAG acACTGAAATCAACTCAAGCGATGGGAGAGGCAATGAAGGGGGTGACAAAGGCAATGGGCCAGATGAATAGACAGATGAACTTGCCATCACTGCAGAAAATTATGCAAGAATTTGAGAGGCAGAATGAGAAGATGGAATTGACAACTGAGGTGATGGGAGATGCCATTGATGATGCTTTGGAAGgagatgaggaagaggaggaaacAGACGACCTAGTTAACCAagttcttgatgaaattggtATAACCGTCAATCAAGAG CTTGTTAATGCGCCATCAGCCTCTGTGGCTGCACCAGCTGCAAAGGGCAAGGTTGCACAAGTGGAAGCAGCTGCAACCGATGATGGTGGGATAGATAGTGATTTACAGGCGAGGCTAGACAATTTAAGAAGGATGTAG
- the LOC133713712 gene encoding RING-H2 finger protein ATL52-like, whose amino-acid sequence MRSYMAPTPSPSPFLPPPPPPPATKSTSLPMLYYGLIVVGTAAIVLAMYNLIFIKWSAPRHPPSSPRNVRSNAFVEAARSARSRSFENLDSFKYKKQKEGSVALEQGQVLIDYECAVCLSVFEDGEEVRKLPSCKHSFHAPCIDMWLYSHSDCPLCRATVPVVSWCHRELTTTTPEEHSREVLLVSSSITSLVPPGVNHYYAGGAFQRSPAGF is encoded by the coding sequence ATGCGTTCCTACATGGCACCAACGCCCTCTCCGAGCCCCTTTTTGCCGCCGCCACCCCCACCTCCGGCGACCAAAAGCACCAGCTTGCCTATGTTGTATTATGGCCTCATAGTTGTTGGAACTGCCGCTATTGTTCTAGCCATGtacaatctcatcttcatcaaaTGGTCCGCCCCGCGCCACCCCCCATCATCACCGAGAAATGTTAGGTCCAACGCTTTTGTTGAGGCTGCAAGGTCAGCAAGGAGCAGGAGCTTTGAGAACTTGGACAGCTTCAAGTACAAGAAACAGAAGGAGGGGTCAGTGGCTCTAGAACAAGGTCAAGTACTGATCGATTATGAATGCGCGGTTTGCTTGTCGGTGTTTGAAGATGGAGAAGAGGTAAGGAAGTTGCCTAGCTGCAAGCACTCGTTTCATGCTCCTTGCATAGATATGTGGCTTTACTCTCACTCAGATTGCCCGCTCTGCCGGGCAACGGTGCCAGTCGTTTCTTGGTGCCACCGGGAGCTAACCACTACTACGCCGGAGGAGCATTCCAGAGAAGTCCTGCTGGTTTCTAGCAGCATCACAAGTTTGGTGCCACCGGGAGTTAACCACTACTACGCCGGAGGAGCATTCCAGAGAAGTCCTGCTGGTTTCTAG